In a genomic window of Theropithecus gelada isolate Dixy chromosome 15, Tgel_1.0, whole genome shotgun sequence:
- the LCN2 gene encoding neutrophil gelatinase-associated lipocalin, protein MPLGLLWLGLALLGALHAQAQDSSSDLIPAPPLSKVPLQQNFQDNQFQGKWYVVGLSGNAVGRKDEAPLKMYATIYELKEDKSYNVTSILFRKEKCDYWIRTFVPGSQPGEFTLGNIQNHPGLTSYVVRVVSTNYKQYAMVFFKKVSQNKEYFKITLYGRTKELTSELKENFIRFSKSLGLPENHIVFSVPIDQCIDG, encoded by the exons ATGCCCCTAGGTCTCCTGTGGCTGGGCCTAGCCCTGTTGGGGGCCCTGCATGCCCAGGCCCAGGACTCCAGCTCAGACCTGATCCCGGCCCCACCTCTGAGCAAGGTCCCTCTGCAGCAGAACTTCCAGGACAACCAG TTCCAGGGGAAGTGGTATGTGGTAGGCCTGTCAGGGAATGCAGTTGGCAGAAAAGATGAAGCCCCGCTAAAGATGTATGCCACCATCTATGAGCTGAAAGAAGACAAGAGCTACAACGTCACCTCCATCCTGTTCAG GAAAGAGAAGTGTGACTACTGGATCAGAACTTTTGTTCCAGGTTCCCAGCCTGGCGAGTTCACACTGGGCAACATTCAGA ATCACCCTGGATTAACGAGTTACGTTGTTCGAGTGGTGAGCACCAACTACAAACAGTATGCCATGGTGTTCTTCAAGAAAGTTTCTCAAAACAAGGAGTACTTCAAGATCACCCTCTACG GGAGAACCAAGGAGCTGACTTCGGAACTAAAGGAGAACTTCATCCGCTTCTCCAAATCTCTGGGCCTCCCTGAAAACCACATCGTCTTCTCTGTCCCAATTG ACCAGTGTATCGATGGCTGA